The nucleotide window TTGCATGTATTATTTGTACTTTAAATATTCCACCCATGAAATAAATATTTAAGTTTTTATTTTTTGTTATTGGGGATTTTAAGATTTTTATCTTGGTTGTGAAGGTGCTTGGACCATAATCTTTATCTCCATTGAATTTAGCTATTATTGAGTATTGTCCAGGTTTTTGTTTGAGAAGTATAGTAGCATAGCCATATTTGTCTGTTTTTAGGTTGTATTTTTTATTTTTGATTGTGATTTGAAGATTTTTATAAATTAAAGGTTTTCCTTGGTAGTCTGTTAATTTTACCTTATATTTTGTCCCATCATTATAAAACATATACACATTATTAGAATTTAAATAAGAATCACCAGTAATAATTAAATCATTAGTCAAATCATTACCATCTTTTTTATAAATCATTTTAATAGTGTGTTTTCCACTGTTTAAATTAAAAAAAGTAATATTCTTATTTATCCCACTATTAAGGATTTTATTACCATTTTCATAGTAATCAACATTGTAATTATTTTTTTCGTAGTAAATTAAGTTATTAACAGTAACAGTGTTTGTATTTTTAGGACGAAATACACTAAAAGTACAAGCAAATATATCACCTGACTTAAACCAGTAAATAACATTACCTTTAAATTTAGCATGGTTATTAACAAAAGAACAACTACTTAATTTACCATTATCACCCCCCCCCCCACCAACGAACAGCACCACCATCCTCCTGGGCAGTATTATTATTAAAAGAACAACCACTTAAAAAACCATTATCACCATACCAAGAAACAGCACCACCATAATCAGCATGATTATTATTAAAAGAACAACCATTTAACTTACCATTATTCCAAGCCCAATAAACAGCACCACCATACCCTCGGGCAGTATTATTATTAAAAGAACAACCATTTAACTTACCATTATTACCAGTCCAATAAACAGCACCACCATGCTCGGCAGTATTATTATTAAAAGAACAACCACTTAAAAAACCATTAGCACCATGCCAATGAACAGCACCACCATAATAAGCAGTATTATTATTAAAAGAACAACCACTTAAAAAACCATTAGCACCATACCAATAAACAGCACCACCATACCCTCGGGCAGTATTATTATTAAAAGAACAACCACTTAAAAAACCATTATCACCCCCCCAACGAACAGCACCACCATAATTATTGGCTTTGTTGTTGTTGAAATAGCAGTGGCTTATTTTACCATTAGTTCCATGTAAGTAAACAACACCTCCTAATTTTGTGCCTTGGTTGTTGTTGAAAGAGCAATATTGTAAATTAGCGTAGTCTCCATACCAATCTATAGCACTGCCCCAGTCGGTGTCTGTGTTTTTTGCGTTTATGAATTTTATATTTTTTATTGTGACGTGTTTTCCATCTATTTTAAGTATTCTTGTTGCTAATTTTCCATCTATTATGTGATTTTTCCCATCTATAGTTATAGATTTGCCAATGAATATTGGAGAATCACCTGTAGTGTATGTATAGTCCTTGTTTAAAGTTATTGTATCTCCAATATGAGCATTGTTTATTATGTTTTGTAAATCTTTAAAAGTAGATGATGAGGCTTTTAAAGTATTATTCGACTCAGAATTGCCTAAAACACTATTATCTATATCTTGTATTTCCAAATAGTTACTATTTTCCTCATTTAAACCAATATCCCCAGTTACATTATCTTCTGCCGAAACTGTAGAAACAGTTAAAAATACAAAAAACAATAAAAATATTAAAATTTTACTAAAATTTTTAAACATTTTAAAAACTCCTCCATTTATTTTACCTAAAACCCTAAAAAAACTTATTAATAAATTATTTATTAAGCAATAACATTTATTTCTTACTTAATATACCCTAATTCAAAAGTTTTAATAGGATTTTCTTATATATGAAAAAAATAATACTCTCAATTCAAAAAAAAGAACTATTTATTATTTAATACTAAAGCCAAATATTTTATCATATTACATTAAATGAACATAATTACATTAAATAAATAATAATTCAATTTTATTTTTAGAAAGTACTATTTTACAATAAAAAATTATATAGATAATCATATAAATAATTAACTGATATCATTATTTTATGGAGGAGGGGTGGACTCAATTTTGTTAGCTCTTATTTTTCGTTTTTTTCAATCCAACCTCCTCTTTGACACATTACCCAACTGAAAAAATATTCATCCCAACACTCCAAATTTCTTTTTACACACATTTCAGGCATTAAATTTCAAAATGTAATTTTTTCTATTTAATATGTTAATACAATCTAATTTTCCTTTGTGTCTTTTTAAAAGGAACAATACAAATTTTTTTATATTATTAGAACTTTGTAGAAAACATAGTAAAATTTGGACTAACATCAAAATTTTTTTACCATTTTAATCAAAAAAACACATTATTTATTATGAAATTTCACTTTGATGTAAAAAAATATATTGCTTGTATTTTTATTAAACTTGGAATTATATTTAATAAAGTTAAAATAAAAATATAATAAAATAGAGAATAATTATTAGTATAAAACAAAAATAAATCATTTTTCGTATTATTTATTTGAATTCAAGGCATTTAAGTCTTTTTGAAATTGGTCTTGATGTTGATGAAAAATTTTTAGACGTACATTCGCTGAGAAAAAATAACAATGATGAATTATACTTTTAAAATTCACTGAATTAATGTATAATACGCTCGATTGACTTTTAGTAATCATTCCAGTGAGTATAGTATCTAATTTATATACTCAATAAGAAACAATTTTTTATAAAAAATTAAATTTGACAGACACCCAACAATAAAATATTTAATAAAAGACAATGGTAAAAGTAAAAATAAGAAAAATTAAATTTTTTTCAATTTTTCACGATATCTGTCAATTGTTGAAGAAGAATAATCAATATTTAGATAATGCGAAGTTAATTTTTTATTATCATCAAAATCTTTCAATTGTTTCCTATTAAGACTTTCAATTTCTTGATTTAGCCTATTTATTTTAGCATCAAAAGCCATTTCGAATTTTTTCATTGATTTATAAGTATTTTTAGAAATTTTTTCAAGTTCTTTATCTAAATCAAACCCTTCTTTAGACACATTAAACACCTACATTTCAATAATAGGTAATTGAATTTCTGTTACAAACTCTTTTTCATCATCACAATTGTAAAAACTTTTAATTAAAACTTCTTTAGGAGATCCAATAATATCATAATTGTTTTTTTGAGAAATTTCAACTAATTCTTTATAAGTATCTAAAATATTATCAATTGACCCATAATGCCTTCCAGATAAAACTTTGTGTTCAAATAAATCTACAACACGAATAATATCTTTTTCATCAACATCTTCTTCAAGGACAATACCTACATCAAATACAGCATCCCCTTCATTTACATCATGTCTTGGAGAGTAATATACAATAAATGGTTCTCCATTTGTTTTAATTTCTTCAGCATCAACCCAACCAACTAATTTAGAAACTAAAATATCTAAATCTTCAATTGGACCTTTGTAATTAATAACAGCTAATTTTTGATCAGGAATAATTTTTACTTCACTATCCATTCTTACACCTTATAATATATATCTAAAAATAACAATTAAAAAATATTTTTAATTAAATAAATAAACTTCAACATTTTCTCCTTCATCTAAAATTTCAACAGATTTTGGAACTTTCACATAACCATCTGCTGTTGAAAGTGAAAATATTGCACCAGAGTCCTTAAATATAGGATGAACATTTTCACCATCCACTTTAACAAGCTGATATTGCATACGACCCACAGGAGAATGAATTCTTCTAGTCATTTTACCTTTAACTATTTTATTCTCAAATTCTTTATTAATTCCAGACAATTTAGTTAATGCTTGAGCTACAAATACATTAAATATCATCAAAGCAGAAACTGGATTACCTGGAAGGCCAATAACAACTTTACCATTAACTACAGCAACAATAGTGGGTTTACCAGGCTGAACAGAAATTCCATGAACATATACTTCACCTAATTCATCTAAAACTGTTCTCATTACATCCCCTTGACCTGCAGAAGTCCCACCAGAACAGAGTAAAATATCTACTTCATCTAAAGCATTAATAATATTTTCTTTAACTAATTTATAATCATCCTGAACAATACCTAAAAACTCTGCATTAGCACCACATGAAATTGCAGCATTTTTAATCATGTTTCCATTAACATCATAAATTTTACCATGCGTTAATTCTTCACTTTGCATTGTAACTTCATTTCCAGAAGATATTACACCAACAGTAGGTTTTTTAAAAACTTCAATATTCTCAAAACCTTGTGAAAGTAAAACACCAATTTTACCCGGATTTAAAAAATCGCCTTTTTTAAGAATTAAATTTCCCTCTTTAATATCAGATCCTTTACTTGCAACATCTTGAGATGGAGTGGCGGTTGTTAATAAATTAACTTTATCATCAAATTTTTCACAATATTCAACCATCACAATTGCATCAGAGCCTTCAGGAAGTGCAGCTCCAGTGCTTATTTCAATACATTTTCCTTTTTCAACAACTTTATCAGTAGTTGAACCTGCTTCTAAAAAATCAATTACATCTAATGTGTTTGGATTTTCTTCACTAGCTCCAAAGCTATCTTCTGAGAGAATCGCAAATCCATCTTTTAATGCTTTATCAAAAGGAGGAAAATCTATTCTACTATAAACATCTTCATATAATATTCTACCGTAAGCTTCACTACATGATATTTCTTCACTTAAAAAGTTATAATTTTCATCAAATAAATCTTGAATTATATTTAATGCATCATCACATTCTTTAATTTTTAAAAATTCAACTCCCATAATATCTCCTTTAAATAAAATCCAATAAGTTAATATATATATTATTTATAAATATATAAATAATTTAATATTATGTACGATAATGAGTAGATAAGCTATTGAAACTGGAGGAGAGTATTTGTCAAGACCAAATCAAAACCAACAACAAGAATATAGAAGAGTAAGAACTCCTAGAAAAGGAGAAATACCTGGAGTAGTAGAACAAATCATGGGACATGGAAAATTAAAAGTCAGATGTGCAGATGGAAACATGAGAATGACTAGAATCCCTGGAAAAATGAAAAAACGTATTTGGATTCGCGAAGGAGATGTCATTTTAGTAAAACCTTGGGATTTTCAATCTGATGAAAAAGCTGATGTGATTTGGAGATACACCAAAACTGAATCTAATTGGCTTGAAAGAAAAGGTTACCTAAAAATGTAACCATTACCTATTTTTAAACGATTTTAATGGATTCAAAAATAGCTAAAGCAGATGCAAAACATCAAAAATTACATTCTGAAAAAAGAAAAAAGGATAATTCTGAGCGAAAAGTAGGTAATGAAATTTTTGATAAATTAACTTTAGAAACTTTGTATAAATTAGCTAATCAAGGATACATTGATATATTAAATGGTGCAATAAGTACTGGAAAAGAGGCCAATGTACTTACAGGCATTGATAAAAATGAAAATTTTTTAGCTGTTAAGATTTATAGAATAGCTACTTCTGATTTTAAAAAAATGGATTATTATCTTAAAGGCGATCCAAGATTTAATATAAAAACTAAAAATAAAAGAAAAATAATTTACTCTTGGGTTACAAAAGAATTTAAAAACTTAACACGATTATATGAAGCTGGAGTTAGAGTTCCAAAAGCATTCACTAGTGCTAATAATGTTCTTTTAATTGAATTCATTGGGGATGAAACTGGAAATCCAGCTCAACCTGTTAAAAACCAACCACCTAAAAATCCTGATGAATTTTTTAATAAATTATTAGTTCAATTTAAATTATTTGTTAACGAAGCTAAACTCGTTCATGGTGATTTATCTAATTATAACATCTTAAATTTTAATGAAAAACCTGTTATTATAGATGTTTCACAATCTGTTGTTTTAGACAATCCCATTTCAAGAGAATTACTTGAAAGAGACATCAACACTATAGTTCACGAATATAGAAAATTATGTGTTAAAACTAGTTTTGAAGAAGTCTGGGAATACCTTGATTGTAAGTTTTTTAAATAAATTTAAATAAAATATTTAAAATAAATACTATAATGAGAGGTGAAAAAATATGCCAGAAACAGATTATTTGAAAATACCTCAAAATAGAGTAGGGGCATTAATTGGAAGCAATGGAAATATTAAAAAATCCATTGAAAAAGCTACTAGAACCATACTTGAAATAGATAGTAATGATGGTACTGTATATATATCACCTAGAGAAGATATGGAAGATCCATTAGGAGTTTGGAATGCAAATCACATTGTAAAAGCTATAGCTCGTGGATTTAACCCTGAAGTTGCACTTAAACTAGTTAGTGATGAAATTTACTTAGAAATTATGAAATTACCTTTATATATAGGGAAATCTAAAAACGCTCTTGCTAGATATAAAGGCAGAATTATTGGTAAAAATGGAAAAACACGTGAAATAATAATGGAAATGGCTGAAGTTGATATGGCTATTTATGGAAAAACCGTTTCATTAATAGGTGAAATGGACAATATTACGGTAGCTAAAGAAGCTATTGAAATGATCTTAAATGGATCTAGACATAAATCTGTTTATTCTTTCTTAGAACATAAAAAAGAAACATTAAAAATGAAAGAATTTAAAGAGTTAGTTGGAATCGAAGAAGATAAAATCGAATTAAAAGATGGTATCGAATTCGATGCTGAAAACATTTAGTAACAAAAATTTTTTGTTACTTATATTATTTTTTTAAAATGACTACAATATTACTATTTAATAAAAAGTAGAGTCAATATTTTAAATAATATAGTAAACTATTATATACTTTAACCAACATATATAGATAACATAGTTTAAATACTATATTTTTTGCAAAAAATTATTATTATTTTTATCTTAATTTTAGTAGCTATAGATAGGGTAATAAAAAAATATTACTTTTAAAATGATCTATAACTTAGATTAGGTATAAGATAATGAAATAATTAATAATCACAATAACCTACAAAAAAGGAGGAAAAACGTGATACAACAAGATATCGGACTCGATTGGCAGAAAGATTTTACAAGATTAACCCCATCCGAGTTTTTTAGAAAAAATAAACAAATGTTAGGATTTACTGGGAAAATCCGTTCATTAACAATTGTTTTTCACGAATTAATAACAAATAGTTTTGATGCAGCTGAGGAATCAGGAATTCTCCCAGATATTGATATTGAATTAAAACGAGTAGATAAAGAACATTATATCTTAAAACATAAAGATAACGGTCCAGGAATTCCTGAAAAATATATTATGCAAGTATACTGTACAATGTTTGCAGGATCTAAATTTAGAAACATCCAATCAAGAGGTCAACAAGGTTTAGGTTGTAGTGGTTGTGTACTACTATCTCAAATGACAACCGGTAAACCAACCCGTGTAATTTCCTGTTATAAAGATGGAGATGAACTCAAAGGAGTTAAAATGAAATTTCAAATGGATGTGAAAAAAAATACTGGAATTTTAATGGAACGTGAAGATTTCCCTTGCAAACAAACTGGAGTTTGCATTGAATTACAATTCAAAGAAGTTTCATACTCCCTTGCAGAACAAGGTGCATTTGAATACATAAGAAGAACCATGATTGGAAACCCTCATGCTAAAATTACATTTAGAGATCCGAGTGGGCACAAATACATTTTTAAAAGAGCCGCAGATGTTATTCCAGTACTTCCTCAGGAAGTATTACCTCACCCAACAGGAGTTAGTGCTGATGACTTAATGACAATGGCACAAAACACCGATAAAAGAAGATACAAAAGCATGTTAACCGCATCACTTTCAAGAATGTCAAATAAAAGAGTCGATGAAATAAGTGAATTAACTAAAATTGACATGAATAAACGTCCAAAAGACATGACTTTCTCAGAAGCAGAAACTATTGTACACTGTTTTAAGAAAATGAAATTCATGGCTCCACCAACAAATGGACTTATTCCTATTGGATCTGAACAAATTGAAAAAGGTATGAAACAAATACTAAAACCTGAATTCATCACAACAATTACTAGAAAACCTGCAACATATTCCGGAGGAGTATCATTCATTATTGAAGCAGGACTTGCATATGGTGGAGAAGCTGGAAGAGTTGTTAATGAACAAAGAAAGTCTGAAATTATGAGATTTGCTAACAGAGTTCCATTAACTTTCGATGCAGGAAGTTGTGCTATTACTGAAGCTTTAAAAAGTATTGACTGGAAACGTTATGGCCTTAAAGATTTAGATAACACACCATTAACATTATTTGTAAATATTATATCAACTCAAGTACCTTATCTTTCAACTGGTAAACAAAGTGTATCACCAGAACCTGAAATTGTTCATGAAATTAGACAAGCTACAATGAAATTAGCTCGTAAACTTCAAAAGCACATTAGGGCGAAAAAAGCAGCTAAAGAAAAAGAAAAACGTTCAAAAGTATTTGAAGATTATGTTCCTGTAATTATTGAAGAATCTGCTAAATTAGGAGAAACCGGTGTTCCAGAGTATCAAGAAGTTCTAGCTAAAGTAACTAAAAGAGCGCTTGCAGAGTTACTTGGTGAAAAAATCGAGGAAGAAGAGGAAGAAGAAGAACTTGATGCAATCATCATGGAAGAATTTGATGAACGTGGACATAGCGTTGATAGTGCATTAGATGAATATGATGCAGACAGGTGATTAAATGACTGATGAAGTAAAACAACAAGAAAAATCTCATAAAGAATTAAGAAAAGAATACACTTTTAATAAATTAAAAGGATTAGGTCAAGAAATCATTGAGGAAATTGAAAAAAATAAAGTTCCTTCTATTAGAGTACCTTCCCGTGGTACTGGAAATATTGTTTATGATGATGCTAAAAGATATTATATCTTAGGCGATAGATACGGAAAAAGATCATTAGGTAATGTTAAGCAAATTAGAAAATTAGGACAAATGGTCTATGTAGCTAATTTCTGTAAAGATTTAGTATCAAGAGAAAAAACAGCAACTATCAGGGAAATGTATTATGTTTCTGAAGGTTGGGGAATTAGTTTTAAAACACAACAAGAATCTAACATTGTTGGAGAAGATTTAGAAGTAACGCTTGGAACTACAAGGGAAGATTTAGGATTAATGCCTGAGGAAGACGGGGCATCAGTATATGGAGACATTACATTATTAGATGATGATGTGGAAATTAATGCTTCAAAAGCAGGGAAATCCGGTTATACTATTTCACCAACTATTGACCAAGTAGAATTCTTAGATTGTGGTGTGGAAAGAGTCATTGCAGTGGAAACAATGGGGATGTTCCACAGAATGGTTCAAGAAAATGCGCATAAACGATTTAATACTTTAATTGTCGGATTAAAAGGACAAGCTGCTCGTGCTACAAGAAGATTCATTAAAAGGGTAAATGAAGAATTAGGTTTACCTGTTTATATTTGTAACGACGGAGACCCCTGGGGGTTCCACATTGCACAAGTAATTATTTCAGGAAGTGCTAAATTAGCTCATGTTAATCACGATTTAGCTACTCCTGATGCTAAATTTATGGGTGTTACAGCATCAGATATTATTAACTATGATTTACCAACTGATAAGCTCAAAGATGTCGATGTCATGAGATTAAAAGAATTATCTAAAGATCCAAGATACAAAAGTGATTTCTGGCAAACAGAAATTAAAAAGATGCTTAAGATTGGTAAAAAAGCAGAACAGCAATCTTTTTCAAAATATGGGCTTGAATATGTTGTAGACACATATTTCCCACAAAAATTAGAAGAATTGGAAAATTAAATTTAAATTTTCATTCTTATTTTTTATTTTTAAAAAATCACCATCAAAACATTTATATGCATCCAGACTACATATACCCCAATAGGTATAGGATGTGTTATTTTGAAAAAATGTATGGATTCAGAAAATATTCATAGAAGAATCAAAAAAATAATAGGTCAATTAAATGCTATTGATCGTATGATTGATGAAGATATCCCTTGTGAACAAATATTAATGCAAATTAATGCTTCTAAATCAGCATTACACAAAGTAGGGCATATCATTGTTGAAGGACATTTAGAACATTGTATTAAAGAATCTATTGAATCTAATAATTCTGATGATGCAATAAATGATTTTTCATCAATATTAGAATATTACTCCAGATTATAATTTTTTTTAAAATAATTATATACCAATACAGGTATAGCCATACATAGGGGTTGTAAGAAATGAATTTAAAATTTGGCAAAAAAGAAAAAATTGATATTATCAAAATAAGTATCTCCACAATAACATTGATTGGAAGTTTTTTACTATTAATAGATTATTTATCTTTAGTACCAATTATCCTCTGTGGAATTCCAATATTTAAAGAGTGTATTGAAAAATTAATAAAAGAACACGATATAAAAGCAGATTTATTAATAACAATAGCAATTATTGCTTCGATAATTATTGGAGAAACATTTGCAGCTGGAGAAATTGCAACAATAATGGCTATTGGAGGATTTTTAGAAGAATATACTGTATCAAAAACACAATTAAAAATAAAAGAATTAGTAAATCTAACTCCACAAAAAGCAACTAGAATAAAAAATGGAATTGAAGAAAAAATTAATGCTGAAGATATCCAAATTGGAGATATTTTAAAAGTGTTGCCAGGAGAAACAATAGCTAGTGATGGTGTAATTTTAAATGGTGAAACATCAATTAACCAAGCTACAATAACAGGAGAATCTTTACCATTAAATAAAACAAAAGGTGATGAAGTATATAGTGGAACAATAAATGAATATGGTTCATTTACAATGAAAACAACTAAAAAAAGTAAAGATAGTTCGTTTCAAAGACTAGTTAAGTTAATTGAATCATCAAAACCAGAAAATGCAAAAATTGTTAAAACAGCAGATAAATGGGCAACTTGGATTGTGATAATAGCATTTACAGCAAGCATTTTAACCTTTATAGTAACAGGTGAAATAACAAGATCAGTGACTATTTTAGTTGTTTTTTGTCCATGCGCATTAGTGCTAGCTACACCCGTTGCAATCATGGCGGCAATCGGAAATTTAACAAAATATGGTATTTTAGTTAAAGATGGAAACTCCTTTGAAGAACTATCAAAAGTAAAGGAATTAATATTTGATAAAACAGGAACACTAACTCATGGAACCCCAAAAATTGTTAAAATTATTAGTGATGATGAAGAAGAAATGATGGAATTATTAACTTCAGTAGAAAGTAAATCAGAACATCCCATTGCAAAAAGTATTGTTAAATATAGTGAAAATAAAGATTTAAAAGAAGTTTCGAATTTTAAAATTGATGTTGGTAAAGGAATAACCGGCATGATAGATGGAGATGAAATATGTGCTGGTAATTTAAAATATCTTAAAGAAAAAAACATTACACCAAAATTTATTGATGAAAATGATTTGAATGTTGAAATCTATGTTTCAAAAAATAAAGAAGTTATTGGAAAAGTTATCCTCAAAGACACATTGCGTGAAAGTTCCAAAAAAACAATAAACATGTTAAAAAAATTAAACATAAAAACCACATTATTAACAGGAGATAATGAAAAAACTGGGCTGAAAATTGCTCGAGAAGTAAATGTTTCCAATGCTCATTATAATTGTTTGCCAGAAGATAAATTAAAATATATCAAAGAAAAACAACTTGAAAATAATAAAATAGCCATGATTGGTGACGGAATAAATGATGCTCCTTCATTAAAAAAAGCAAATGTAGGTATAGCAATGGGTAAAATTGGAAGCGATATAACAATAAACACTGCAGATATTACATTAATAAATGATAACCTTAAAGATATTCCCCAACTAATAGCTATTTCTAGAAAAACTATAAAAACAATTAATATAAGTATTGGATTTGCAATTACTTTAAATGTATTAGCTATGATATTAGCTATTTTAAATATTATATGTCCAATTGAAGGAGCTTTAATTCATAATATTGGTTCTATAATAGTTATATCATACTCAACAAAGTTAATTAACTATAAACTACACTTAAATGAACCTCAAAAAAATGAAAATACTATAATTTAGTTAAAACTAAAAGTTTAAATAATCCTATTTGAAAATACTAGTACATAAATATAAATTATAGGAGATGAAACTTATGGCAATTGAAGAAAAAGAAATTAAAGTCGTAGGAATGCATTGTAACTCATGTGTAAATGCTGTTCAACTTTCATTAACTGATATTGATGGTGTTGAAGATGCAAAAGCTGATTTAGACAGCGGGATTACAAAAATAACCTTAGATACCGATAAAGTAACTGATGCTGATTTAACTGAAGCAGTTGAAGAAGCAGGATTCGATGTAGAATAAATCTACATTTATTTTTTTTCTTTTTTTAAACTTTTAAACCCATTTTAAAATATTAAATTATAAATAACTTAAACAATAAAATTTAATCCACATAAGAGATTTTTTTTATAAAAGGGATTAAAATGAAATCTGTTGCAATTAATGGATATGGAACCATAGGTAAGAGAGTGGCCGATGCAGTGGCTGCTCAGGACGATATGAAAATAATTGGAGTTAGTAAAACTAGACCAAATTATGAAGCAAGAACAGCTGTTGAAGAAAAAGGATATGATTTATATATTGGAATTCCTGAAAAAGAACAACTATTTAAAGATGCGGGTATTGAAATTGCAGGAACAGTAGAAAATATGATTCAAGAAGCCGATGTTGTTGTAGATTGTACTCCTGGAAGTATTGGACCTCAAAATCTTGAAATGTATAAAAAAGCTGGCATAAAAGCTATTTATCAAGGTGGAGAAGATCATGAATTAACAGGCCTTTCATTTAATGCTATTTCCAATTATGATGATTCGTATGGTGCAGATTATACCAGAGTAGTTTCTTGTAATACTACTGGTCTTACACGAACATTATATACTATTGATAAAATTGCAGATATTAAAAAAGCTAGGGCAGTGATGGTTAGAAGAGGATCAGACCCATCTGAAGTTAAAAAAGGCCCAATTAACTCAATTGTACCTAATCCTCCAACTGTACCATCACATCATGGCCCAGATGTAAAAACTGTTATGAATAGAATTGATGTGACCACAATGGCGCTTCTTGTACCTACAACTTTAATGCACCAACACAATATTATGGTTGAAATCAACAACAATGTTGAAACTGAAGACATTGTTGAAGCATTAGAAAAACGTTCAAGAGTGCTTGTTATTGATGCATCAGAAGGTTTAGGCTCAACTGCAGAGTTAATGGAATATGCTAAAGAATTAGGAAGAAATAGAAATGATTTATATGAAATTCCTGTATGGAGAGAAT belongs to Methanobrevibacter oralis and includes:
- a CDS encoding DNA topoisomerase IV subunit A, which translates into the protein MTDEVKQQEKSHKELRKEYTFNKLKGLGQEIIEEIEKNKVPSIRVPSRGTGNIVYDDAKRYYILGDRYGKRSLGNVKQIRKLGQMVYVANFCKDLVSREKTATIREMYYVSEGWGISFKTQQESNIVGEDLEVTLGTTREDLGLMPEEDGASVYGDITLLDDDVEINASKAGKSGYTISPTIDQVEFLDCGVERVIAVETMGMFHRMVQENAHKRFNTLIVGLKGQAARATRRFIKRVNEELGLPVYICNDGDPWGFHIAQVIISGSAKLAHVNHDLATPDAKFMGVTASDIINYDLPTDKLKDVDVMRLKELSKDPRYKSDFWQTEIKKMLKIGKKAEQQSFSKYGLEYVVDTYFPQKLEELEN
- a CDS encoding metal-sensing transcriptional repressor, which codes for MKKCMDSENIHRRIKKIIGQLNAIDRMIDEDIPCEQILMQINASKSALHKVGHIIVEGHLEHCIKESIESNNSDDAINDFSSILEYYSRL
- a CDS encoding heavy metal translocating P-type ATPase, which codes for MNLKFGKKEKIDIIKISISTITLIGSFLLLIDYLSLVPIILCGIPIFKECIEKLIKEHDIKADLLITIAIIASIIIGETFAAGEIATIMAIGGFLEEYTVSKTQLKIKELVNLTPQKATRIKNGIEEKINAEDIQIGDILKVLPGETIASDGVILNGETSINQATITGESLPLNKTKGDEVYSGTINEYGSFTMKTTKKSKDSSFQRLVKLIESSKPENAKIVKTADKWATWIVIIAFTASILTFIVTGEITRSVTILVVFCPCALVLATPVAIMAAIGNLTKYGILVKDGNSFEELSKVKELIFDKTGTLTHGTPKIVKIISDDEEEMMELLTSVESKSEHPIAKSIVKYSENKDLKEVSNFKIDVGKGITGMIDGDEICAGNLKYLKEKNITPKFIDENDLNVEIYVSKNKEVIGKVILKDTLRESSKKTINMLKKLNIKTTLLTGDNEKTGLKIAREVNVSNAHYNCLPEDKLKYIKEKQLENNKIAMIGDGINDAPSLKKANVGIAMGKIGSDITINTADITLINDNLKDIPQLIAISRKTIKTINISIGFAITLNVLAMILAILNIICPIEGALIHNIGSIIVISYSTKLINYKLHLNEPQKNENTII
- a CDS encoding heavy-metal-associated domain-containing protein, which codes for MAIEEKEIKVVGMHCNSCVNAVQLSLTDIDGVEDAKADLDSGITKITLDTDKVTDADLTEAVEEAGFDVE
- a CDS encoding phosphorylating glyceraldehyde-3-phosphate dehydrogenase — encoded protein: MKSVAINGYGTIGKRVADAVAAQDDMKIIGVSKTRPNYEARTAVEEKGYDLYIGIPEKEQLFKDAGIEIAGTVENMIQEADVVVDCTPGSIGPQNLEMYKKAGIKAIYQGGEDHELTGLSFNAISNYDDSYGADYTRVVSCNTTGLTRTLYTIDKIADIKKARAVMVRRGSDPSEVKKGPINSIVPNPPTVPSHHGPDVKTVMNRIDVTTMALLVPTTLMHQHNIMVEINNNVETEDIVEALEKRSRVLVIDASEGLGSTAELMEYAKELGRNRNDLYEIPVWRESINVVENELFYMQAVHQESDVIPENIDAIRAILEIESDKEKSIAKTNKSMGIL